CCGGATGCCGAACGCATGCCGCGACCGCTGCGGGAAGCCAAGGCTACCGGCAGGCTGACGGTCCGCTACGACGCCGTCGTTCGCCGCATCACCACGGACGGGAAAACCGGACGTGCCACCGGCGCCGAGTTCATCGATCGCAATACCGGGCAAGTATCGACGGCCCGCGCCGCGACGGTGATTCTCTCCGCCTCGCCGATAGAGAGCGTGCGGCTGCTGCTGAATTCGGCTTCGGCGAAACATCCGGATGGGCTCGGAAACAGCTCGGGTGCACTTGGCCGCTATTTCATGGATCAGCTTCCGTGCCTCGCCTTCGGTTCCTTTTCGAAGGCGAAGGGTTGGGCGCCCGATGGCTCCGCCCCGACTGATCCGTTCTACAATCCATCGGGCGGGATCTTCATACCCCGTTTCGGTGAGGGCGACGCCGGCCGCGGCGATTTCGACTACCAGGGAAGCGTCGGGCGGGCGCCGGTCTCCGGCGACACCGATGCACGTCTCGCCTTCTTCGGTTTCGGCCGCATGCTGCCCTATGCCGACAATCGCATTACGCTCGATGTCAGGCGCAAGGACGCCTGGAACATTCCGGTTCCGCATATCCGCTGCGTGATGCAAGCAGAGGAGCAGGCGCTGCTTCGCCGGCAGGAGGAGACGCTGATCGCCATGATCAGCGAGGTCGGCGGCGACCTTGAATTCATCGGTTCGCCCACCGGCCTCAAGGAGATGGGCAAGGGCGCCTTTCCCGAGGCCGATGCCTTCAGCCGCTTCATGTTCCGCAGCTGGTTCCGCAAGACCATGTGCATGGGCGCGGCAATCCATGAAACGGGCGGCGCGCGCATGGGCGAAACCCCGGAAGCTTCGGTGCTCAACGCCTACAACCAGGTCTGGGATGCCCCGAACCTGATCGTCACCGACGCCAGCGCCTTCCCCGGCAGCGGCATCGCCGGCACAACACTCACCGTCATGGCTCTGACGATCCGCGCCTGCCTGAATCTTGTCTCCCAATACCGGGCGGGACAGCTTTAGGCGCGCTTGGAACGAGAGAGGGTGAGTAACCGTTTCAGCTTTCGATCAGTGGTCGTCATATAACCTTCGTACTGGCGTGCTCCTGTCAAATAAGCAGGAAGGAAAAGTCCATGTCTCAAAACCATCAGGACCAACTCAGCCGGATAAAGGCCGAAATCGCCGACAGCTTCGATGAGGAGCTGGAGATGCAGATGGAGGAAGATCGGCTGGACGATCTGGTTGCCGAAGGAATGTCGGAACCGGCGGAGCAGACGCTCGAACGGAAGATCTATTTCCGGGAATTATTCCGGCTGCAGCACGAACTGGTGAGGTTGCAGGATTGGGTTCAGCACAAGAAGCTGAAGGTGGTGGTGCTTTTCGAAGGCCGCGATTCGGCCGGCAAAGGCGGCGCGATCAAGCGCGTAACCCAAAGGCTCAATCCGCGCGTCTGCCGGACGGTGGCCCTGCCTGCCCCGACCGAGCGGGAACGCCATCAATGGTATTTCCAGCGTTATGTCCCGCATCTTCCCACAGCCGGCGAAATGGTGCTCTTCGACCGAAGCTGGTACAATCGCGCCGGTGTCGAGCGCGTGATGGGGTTCTGCACACCTGATGAACTCGAGGAGTTTTTCCG
The Rhizobium leguminosarum DNA segment above includes these coding regions:
- a CDS encoding GMC oxidoreductase, producing the protein MSEIVYDALVIGSGAAGSFAVKELTAQGLSVLLLEAGPAVGPKDFDPARKKAPASSINIWERARATLKGQPIQARAAFFTERFSHFFVNDRKNPYTTPKGEPFLWIRGRQGGGRLHSFGRVLLRWTDDDFKIRSRAGKGVDWPVSYDELAPFYDEVETYLGLYGNKDDVPTLPDGVYAKPASLTPAEQIFKQAVESRWPERHVVSWRYIAPDAERMPRPLREAKATGRLTVRYDAVVRRITTDGKTGRATGAEFIDRNTGQVSTARAATVILSASPIESVRLLLNSASAKHPDGLGNSSGALGRYFMDQLPCLAFGSFSKAKGWAPDGSAPTDPFYNPSGGIFIPRFGEGDAGRGDFDYQGSVGRAPVSGDTDARLAFFGFGRMLPYADNRITLDVRRKDAWNIPVPHIRCVMQAEEQALLRRQEETLIAMISEVGGDLEFIGSPTGLKEMGKGAFPEADAFSRFMFRSWFRKTMCMGAAIHETGGARMGETPEASVLNAYNQVWDAPNLIVTDASAFPGSGIAGTTLTVMALTIRACLNLVSQYRAGQL
- the ppk2 gene encoding polyphosphate kinase 2, with amino-acid sequence MSQNHQDQLSRIKAEIADSFDEELEMQMEEDRLDDLVAEGMSEPAEQTLERKIYFRELFRLQHELVRLQDWVQHKKLKVVVLFEGRDSAGKGGAIKRVTQRLNPRVCRTVALPAPTERERHQWYFQRYVPHLPTAGEMVLFDRSWYNRAGVERVMGFCTPDELEEFFRSVPEFERMLVRSGIVLIKYWFSITDEEQEFRFKMRIHDPLKQWKLSPMDMESRVHWEEYTKAKEEMLARTHSKDAPWWVVQAVDKKRARLNCIAHLLEQIPYEDVPKPDIELPDRIRHADYNRAPVPPEMHVPERY